From Nocardioides faecalis:
CGATGACCTCGTCCAGGTTCTCGATGGCCTGCGGCTTCTCGATCTTCGCGATGACGGGGAGCATGACTCCCTCCTCGCGCATGATCACGCGCACGTCCTCGGCGTCGGCGGCGGTGCGCACGAAGCTGAGGGCGACGAAGTCCACGCCGAGCCGCAGCGCGAACCGCAGGTCGTCGACGTCCTTCTCCGACAGCGCCGGGACCGAGACGGCCACGCCGGGCAGGTTGATCCCCTTGTGGTTGCTCACCCGTCCCCCGACGAGCACCTCGGTGACGACGTCGGTGTCGGAGACCTCGACCACCCGCAGCCGCACCTTGCCGTCGTCGATGAGCAGCGGGTCGCCGGGGGCGACGTCGCCGGGCAGCCCCTTGTACGTCGTACCGCAGATCTCGGCGTTGCCCGCGACGTCGCGGGTGGTGATGGTCCAGCGCTGCCCCCGCACCAGCGTGACGGGGCCCTCTGGGAACGTCTCGAGCCGGATCTTGGGGCCCTGGAGGTCGGCCAGGATGCCGACGCCGTGGCCACTGGCATCGGAGGCGGCGCGCACGAGCCGGTAGGACTCGGCATGCTGCTCGTGGCTTCCGTGGCTCATGTTGAGGCGGGCTACGTCCATTCCCGCGTAGACGAGCTCACGGATCCGCCTCTCCGAGCTGGTGGCCGGACCCAGGGTGCACACGATCTTGGCTCTCCGCACGCTTCCACACTATCGGTGGCACGCACGACGAAGGGCCGCCGGGCGCTCGGGCATCGCTGCCCGGGCCCCCGACGGCCCTGGAGGTCGTACGGCGTGCGGTCTCAGACCACCAGCGGTCGCGCGGTCGGCGGGATCGGCGCCGGCAGCTGGGTGCTGCCGGTGAGGAACTCGTCCACGCCGGCCGCGGCGGCGCGGCCCTCGGCGATCGCCCAGACGATGAGCGACTGCCCGCGGCCGGCGTCACCGGCCACGAAGACGCCCTCGACGGAGCTGGCGTAGTTCTTGTCCCGCTTGATGTTGCCGCGCTCGTCCAGCTCGACCCCGAGCTGCTCGACCAGGCCGGGCTGCTGCGGTCCCACGAAGCCCATCGCGAACAGCACCAGGTCGGCCGGGATCTCCCGCTCCGTGCCCTCGTGCTCGACGAGCTTGCCGCCCTCGAAGGCGACCTCGACGATCCGCAGGGCGCGGACGTTGCCGTTCTCGTCGCCGAGGAACTGCTTGGTGGAGACCGAGTAGATCCGGTCGCCGCCCTCCTCGTGCGCCGAGGAGACCTTGAAGGTCATCGGGTACGTCGGCCACGGCTGGTTCGCCGGACGGTCGTCGTTGGGCCGGGGCATGATCTCGAGCTGGGTGATCGAGGCCGCGCCCTGGCGGATCGAGGTCCCCAGGCAGTCGGCACCGGTGTCACCGCCGCCGATGATCACGACGTGCTTGCCGTCGGCGCGGATCTGGTCCTCGACCGTCTCCCCGAGTGCCACCCGGTTGGCCTGCGGCAGGAACTCCATCGCCTGGTGGATCCCGTTCAGCTCCCGGCCCGGGATGGGCAGGTCGCGCGGAACGGTGGAGCCGATGGCGAGCACGACGGCGTCGTAGCGGTCCCGCAGGGCGGGGCCGGTCAGGTCGCCGGTGCCGACCTCGACACCCGAGCGGAAGACCGTGCCCTCGCGCTTCATCTG
This genomic window contains:
- a CDS encoding glutamate synthase subunit beta; this translates as MADPKGFLKHDRQVASRRPVEERVNDWDEVYPGGIGRALLPIINTQASRCMDCGIPFCHSGCPLGNIIPEWNDLVWRDDWEGAIERLHATNNFPEFTGRLCPAPCETACVLGINQPPVTIKNIEVSIIDKAYESGFVRPQPPEWLSGKTVAVIGSGPAGLAAAQQLTRAGHTVAVYERADKPGGLLRYGIPEFKMEKKQVDRRLEQMKREGTVFRSGVEVGTGDLTGPALRDRYDAVVLAIGSTVPRDLPIPGRELNGIHQAMEFLPQANRVALGETVEDQIRADGKHVVIIGGGDTGADCLGTSIRQGAASITQLEIMPRPNDDRPANQPWPTYPMTFKVSSAHEEGGDRIYSVSTKQFLGDENGNVRALRIVEVAFEGGKLVEHEGTEREIPADLVLFAMGFVGPQQPGLVEQLGVELDERGNIKRDKNYASSVEGVFVAGDAGRGQSLIVWAIAEGRAAAAGVDEFLTGSTQLPAPIPPTARPLVV